One window from the genome of Mastacembelus armatus chromosome 18, fMasArm1.2, whole genome shotgun sequence encodes:
- the LOC113140375 gene encoding butyrophilin subfamily 1 member A1-like, whose product MSACLTWMVSVGLIRSLVLGPVYGDPEQIEAKPGEDVTLQCRGSKDDNVVMLRWVRPDLESRGYVFVFRDHMIDEEAQYEAFRGRVDLRDPEMKDGDFSVILKNVRISDTGSYECYVGTNGNKPKLVNNISLKVEYPDITAEPGDTVTLPCRAPSSSEIRTVEWTRPDLDPDYVFLYRNGRSDPDNQHPSFKERVELKDSQMKDGDVSVTLKDVTFTDTGTYECRVFQGQSKAPELISTVHLRVSAGHREDGGDKGGHVGLTVGLTVIVYFASCCCCCCFYVL is encoded by the exons ATGTCTGCCTGTCTAACATGGATGGTTTCTGTGGGTCTGATCAGATCCTTGGTGCTGGGTCCTGTCTATGGAG ACCCAGAACAGATCGAAGCCAAACCTGGAGAAGACGTCACTCTTCAGTGTCGAGGATCCAAAGATGATAATGTTGTAATGTTAAGGTGGGTCAGACCTGATCTGGAGTCACGGGGTTATGTCTTCGTCTTCAGAGACCACATGATAGATGAAGAAGCCCAATATGAAGCTTTTCGTGGTCGAGTGGATCTGAGAGATCCAGAGATGAAGGACGGAGACTTTTCTGTGATTCTGAAGAACGTCAGGATCAGTGACACTGGATCATATGAATGTTACGTTGGAACCAACGGAAACAAACCAAAGCTCGTCAACAACATCAGCCTGAAGGTGGAATATCCAG acatcacagctgaacctggagacactgtcactctgccatGTCGAGctcccagcagctcagagatcaGAACTGTGGAGTGGACCAGACCTGATCTGGATCCAGACTATGTGTTCTTGTACCGGAATGGGAGGTCTGACCCAGACAACCAGCATCCATCTTTTAAGGAgcgggtggagctgaaggactcacagatgaaggatggagacgtgtctgtgactctgaaggatGTGACGTTTACTGACACTGGGACATACGAGTGTCGTGTCTTCCAGGGTCAATCAAAAGCACCTGAACTCATCAGCACCGTCCACCTGAGAGtctcagcag gtcacagagaagatggaggagacaagggtGGACATGTTGGACTGACTGTGGGTCTGACAGTCATTGTGTATTttgcttcttgttgctgctgttgttgcttttATGTTCTATAG